Proteins encoded together in one Mercenaria mercenaria strain notata chromosome 18, MADL_Memer_1, whole genome shotgun sequence window:
- the LOC123538244 gene encoding tumor necrosis factor receptor superfamily member 16-like: protein MDIYVFSGMHAGEVKPPVNSSTPTVYTHDDDGDGDVIPVYCSVLGLVVVGLLGYVVIKHWRRIRAKRRHKAPCSHEDVEYSKASGGDSGIFVENESPKNYTYCLTSRVRDLPMSKRKELEKVLSYPQSDSWKSLAKELGYSNKRMTQFESKKKNDTNSGFNHMLHDWERRDLAIVSHLIQCLRNIGREDGARILYIDSTEGRTKIMAKQQQNHVV from the exons aTGGATATCTATGTATTTTCAGGTATGCATGCTGGTGAAGTTAAGCCACCAGTAAACAGCTCTACACCGACGGTTTATACACACGACGATGACGGCGACGGCGATGTTATTCCAGTTTATTGTTCCGTCCTTGGTTTAGTTGTTGTCGGTCTCCTTGGTTACGTTGTGATAAAGCACTGGCGGAGGATTCGCGCGAAAAGACGTCACAAAGCACCGTGCAGTCACGAGGACGTCGAATATTCCAAAGCTTCTGGTGGCGACAGCGGTATTTTTGTGGAAAATGAGTCGccaaaaaattatacat ATTGTTTAACGTCACGTGTTAGAGACCTTCCGATGTCTAAAAGAAAGGAACTGGAAAAGGTTTTGTCGTACCCACAGTCCGACAGCTGGAAATCGCTAGCTAAAGAACTTG GTTATAGCAATAAACGAATGACACAGTTTGAGTCTAAGAAGAAAAATGACACTAACAGTGGTTTCAATCATATGTTACACGATTGGGAACGGAGGGACTTGGCCATAGTCAGCCATCTTATTCAGTGTTTACGTAACATAGGCCGCGAGGACGGTGCTAGGATACTATATATTGACTCCACGGAGGGGAGAACCAAAATTAtggcaaaacaacaacaaaatcacgTGGTGTGA